In one Bordetella pertussis 18323 genomic region, the following are encoded:
- a CDS encoding HAD family hydrolase, producing the protein MGYSLVVFDWDGTLMDSTHSIVAAIQGACRDLDLPVPSASSASWVIGLSLESALRRAVPELTQAMVPRFLERYRTHYLLRDSELRLFEGVRELLADLASQDVRLAVATGKSRVGLNRALAATGLGPLFDATRTADETFSKPHPAMLQELMHELGHEADAVVMVGDTSHDLQMAANAGVHGLGVAYGAHTLAELEACAPQAVVDSVAVLREWLLARSPGRIESV; encoded by the coding sequence TGGGATGGAACCTTGATGGATTCCACTCACAGCATCGTGGCGGCCATACAGGGGGCTTGCCGCGATCTGGACCTGCCTGTGCCGTCGGCGTCGTCGGCCAGCTGGGTGATCGGCCTGTCGCTGGAAAGCGCGCTGCGCCGGGCCGTGCCCGAATTGACGCAGGCCATGGTGCCGCGTTTTCTCGAGCGCTACCGGACCCACTACCTGCTGCGCGACTCGGAGCTGCGCCTGTTCGAAGGCGTGCGCGAACTGCTGGCCGACCTGGCCAGCCAGGACGTCCGCCTGGCGGTCGCCACCGGCAAGAGCCGCGTGGGGCTGAACCGGGCCTTGGCCGCCACCGGGCTCGGGCCGCTGTTCGACGCCACCCGCACGGCCGATGAAACCTTCAGCAAACCCCACCCGGCGATGTTGCAGGAACTCATGCACGAGCTCGGGCACGAGGCCGACGCCGTGGTCATGGTGGGGGATACCTCGCACGACCTGCAGATGGCGGCCAACGCCGGCGTGCACGGCCTGGGTGTCGCCTATGGCGCCCATACCTTGGCGGAGCTGGAGGCCTGTGCCCCGCAGGCGGTGGTCGACAGCGTGGCCGTGTTGCGCGAATGGCTGCTGGCGCGCTCGCCGGGCCGCATCGAGAGCGTGTAG